The nucleotide window ctgccttcgggtcacatgacccaaaggcacatttaacgaaccatcattgtgtttacccaatacaaaaacaaataaaaataattttcttttaacctttgcaatgtggggggggggggggggggggggggtctgagacagcccaacggtttaaagaaaatgcttaactttgtttttgtattttgtcaTCTGACCCatcaatgactgatgggtcagaataacccgaagataacacaagggttaaaggaagatggtaaattgaacagtgtattaacatgaaccaaataatgccaataccaatggaattacagttatttgactcagTTATTTGGTTAAGGTCAAAGTAagttttaaattaaatatacatttaataacatgAAATCAATTCATCaaagcaatgctacagtaagttacacaatgaggtgtgagacccatcaagcagaGACCCTGTCCAGTAACTCCCGATTTGAGCATatgggaggtgggggcaggttgacacccagccttacatgcttgtgtgtgcgtgtgtgtgtggtaagtcCACGTCTCAGTGTTTTCCTGGtcttgcccctccccctccaggttcCCAGGGGGTATCCCCAAGCTGGCGCGCTACCTGCACGACCGCGGGCTGAAGCTGGGTATCTACGGGGACATGGGCACCCTGACCTGTGGGGGATACCCCGGCACGCCCATGGACAAGATAGACATCGACGCCAAGACCTTTGCTGCCTGGGAGGTGGACATGCTGAAGTACGACGGCTGCTACTCCAACGCTACGGAGCaggagcagggtgaggggggagagaggatggagggaggtatggagagggatgagagggcgatgagaggatggagggagatatggagagggatgagaagagaatgagaggatggagggaggtatgaagagggatgagagggcgatgagaggatggagggaggtatggagggggatgagagggcgatgagaggatggagggaggtatggagggggatgagaggacgatgagaggatggagggaggtatggagagggatgagaagagaatgagaggaatGAAGGAGGtatggagagggatgagaggacgatgagaggatggagggaggtatggatagagggagggaaataaGAATTTAGATGTTAATCCCAGCTGAACCAAATCCATCCGTTTCCTCTCTGATAGGCTACCCACTCATGTCCAAGGCCCTGAATGCAACTGGCCGGCCAATCGCCTACTCTTGCAGTTGGCCCGCCTACCAAGGTGGACTTCCTCCCAAGGTAACTTTCTCCTGAGGTCACTTCCTATCGGCTCCTGACATCTTTAGTAATttcacacacgtgcatgcatgCCAGTGTCCCAATACTTTGGAACTCTGTACTCCTGATTCTTGATCATCGGCTGTAGTTTCTATAGGAACAGCTGTATGATGTTTTGGATGTAAGAAGtcagacgtgtgtgtttgtgtgtggttgctaGGTGAACTACACCCAACTGGGGGAGATCTGTAACCTGTGGCGTAACTATGGCGACATCCAGGACTCCTGGTCCAGTGTGTTGACCATCTCTGATTGGTTCTTTGAGAACCAGGATGTCCTCCAACCAGCAGCAGGCCCTGGGCGCTGGAACGACCCGGAcatggtctttctctctctctcctgtctcaccccctcctccctgtctcaccccctcctccctgtctcccccctcctccctgtctcaccccctcctccctgtctcaccccctcctccctgtctcccctcctccatgtctcaccccctcctccatgtctcaccccctcctccatgtctcaccccctcctccatgtctcaccccctcctccatgtctcaccccctcctccctgtctccccctcctccctgtctcccccctcctccctgtctgagTGTTGTCTCACACCTAGGAAACGTCCTCGCAGCTTGTATAGtaaatatgttgtgtgtgtgtgtgtgtgtgtgtctgtatgtgtgtgtccagctggtCATCGGAGACTTTGGGCTGAGCTTGGATCAGTCTCGGTCTCAGATGGCGTTGTGGGCCATCATGGCTGCTCCTCTCTTCATGTCGAACGACCTGCGCACGCTGGACAGCCGCGCGCGCGCCATCCTGCAGAACAAGGCGGCCATCTCCATCAACCAGGACCCCATGGGCGTCCAGGGCAGACGCCTGCTCAAGGTAACAGCCCAGCCACTGACAGCTTCAGGTCAGTGTTTACTAAATGAAGAGAATGTAACGATGTgtgttcctccttccctccctctcaggagAAGAGTGGTATTGATGTGTTCTGGCGCCCCCTGTCTGGTAACACCAGCGCGCTGGTGTTCTTCAGCAGGAGAGACGACATGCCTTACCGCTACCAGACCTCCCTGGCCACACTCAAATACACCTCTGGGAGCTACCAGGTCagcaccgctctctctctctgtctctctatgttcctctctctctctgtctctctctctctctctgtctctatgttcctctctctctctgtctctctctctctctctctctctgtctctatgttcctgtctctctctgtctctctatgttcctctctctgtctctctctctctctgtcccccccccccctctctctctttctctctctgcctgtccctgtgtgtacatacagtatCTCCTGCTTGATTCTGTGAATGCCAAGGCTGTCAGATAGAAGCAGGAGTGCTAAAACGACAACAACATGTGAGTCTCTCTCCAGATCTATGACGTGTTTGCAGAGAGGGTCATGCCCACCCTGAAAGCCTCCACAGACTTCGTGGTGTCTGTGAACCCTACAGGTGTGGTAATGTGGTACGTGTCATCGCCCGCTGGAGAGAAGCACTGGACACCCACCTCAAACGCTCTCCCCAACCACTTCCTGTAGCTGCCCCAACCACTTCCTGTATCTGCCCCACCCACTTCCTGtagtcccccctcctctctgatgACACCTTGAAGCAAAGAAATTAGCACATTCATGTTTTTTGATTAAGTgataaaaacaaatcaaaatgcTACAGAAGCTGAATCAGAATGATAgattttttaaacttttatacTGGAACCATGAAGTGGTCGTAGAGATGGATGCTTGGTGACAAAATTGGTCTCTCAGGGATAAAACTAAGTACAGTCAACTGCCCCCCCCTCATCACCATGGTAACTGGGGGGGCAGACAAGGGAGGGTTAGGACTGTGTGCTCTGCAATTATTTTAATACAGCCAGTGATTTTTTTTAGTGTCTGTTTGTATGTTTTACCTTCTCAATAAAAGGCACTTTAATGACAAGCTTTCAGCCATCAGTCTGACTGTATCAAGCacactcccctacacacacacactcaacacaaacTATTTCAATGAATGTGTTCTCTATCATCTTTTGTTGCTTAcctcagacaggaaggagagacctGGCTGTATGTGTAGTTCTGACTGCAGCCTCTAGATGGCAGCAGAACACTGGTTGTAAGTACAGCCATCACTCAAAGAAGACAGTGTTGCGATGCACCTGCTTCTCCCAGAGAGAACCAGCTGCCCCTGGCTCGGACCACCGCCACGCCGGgcctggtgcattgtgggatggATGCCTCCCAGATGAAACGGCTCCATATCAGATGAAGGTAGGGAGACTGGCACTGCAGACTTATCCTGCTGGCAGTCAACATCCCATATCTGTGTTCCCACCCCGCCCCCACAGCCTCGATCTGTtcctccccccacacctccactctgccctgtaatctgcacacacacacacaccgtgaccTCTGTTATACGTACAGTTGTGTGTGACCTTGTGCAACTTCTTACTGGTTCACATGAGACACACTGTGACTTGACTGCATACAGGGaatagcacacacatgcagtaaaacacgcacaaacacggtttagactgcagaacacacacgcacacaggcactgGCCTTAGatgacgcctgtgtgtgtgtgtgtgtgtgtggggggggggggaatggatctttgccttcccttttcctTTCAGCAGTTTCAGATATCCAACCGTGAATGCGACACATCCCTCATTGTCAAGGTCTCTCGCCCGCTTGGGAGCGAGGGATgagaagtgggagagaggaagaaagaatgagagggagactcAAAGGGAAtgtatgagaggggagggagagagggaggagagagaggagagcatgatggagggaggaagggtgcaTAAGTAGTCACAGATGAATGTGGGAGGGTGGAattagggaagagagagagagagagagggagggacgggtgAGAATGAAAgacaaggatggagggagggagttagaACGAGTGCGTTCCTGCCGATGCTCACGTAGGCTCACAGCTGCAGAGGCTGCAGTTGCCACTCTCGtccttgcaccccccccccacacacacacacacagactacccGACACCCCTCTTGCCCTGCACATGCACAGTCACCAAGCTCATAGTCATGTTGTCATCctagagagaagtgtgtgtgtgtgtgttgcaggataaGGGGGAtaagtgtgagagggggggggtaggtccGTATGTATAGGGTGATCTTCATGTACTTACACATAAAGGACTTATATGGACACATGCCCtcatccaacacacactcactgggttcaagacacacgcacacacagcctaaTGTGGAGCATCATCAAGCTGCTACTGAGTCAGAGAGTAAATGTTTACAGACATTAAAGCACtgaatgtgtatatatgtgGTTTCCTGTGCGCCCACatttctctctgtattttctTCTCTCTATATCtagtttcctctctctcaccaatttcttctttctttctctctaactcaATTACTTTGTCTAGGACTGCCAgcacgagagtgtgtgtgccagcatgccacacacacacacacacacacacatacacacacacacacacatacacacatacacatacacacacacacagggccataTGAGGTCTTCAGCTGCttggatgacatcatcatcctcaGACACAGGCTAGCAGTGGAGACTGCTGCAGCTTGATGACATGTAGCCATCCCATTGGCTGAGGGGGAGATGGAACACAGacggctcctctcctcttcccccctcatctcctctattGCTGTGTTATTGCATCAGCGCATGTGTCGAGGGACTGTGATGTGATtgaggaactgtgtgtgtgtgtgtttaaatctgCTTTACAGGAGCACGCTAGGGTTCACACCCTCCCAGGACTCCCAGCACCTTGgcaaatactgtatgtgtatgtatggtaAATAGGAGTAATGCAAGTGTCATGCAGATAATGAAGTACAATTTTATGGAATCCAAATAAAATGGAAATGTGGCATTCTGGCAACATAATACATGACAAAACGATAAAGAGCTGATACTTCTTCAGCAGGAGTGCTCACGGGCCGGGGCAGTTATCTGCTCACGCGCCGAGGCAGTTATCTGTTCACGCGCCGAGGCAGTTATCTTCTGAACTTTGAGATTACCTCAGAGGTGTTTTAAAtgtggtttggaattttttttgAGAAAGCTTCAAGCTTCCCACAGCGTGCGTCTTTATAGCCGCAGgttatgtttactgtatgaaCTGAGGTTAGTCGTGCCCAGTTGTGAAGTCATGTTTGACCGCGTGAGTTTTATGAATGGACCCGTTTCTCGTCTGTGTGACTCGTTGGCACGGTTGCCAGGGATGTGGACGAGGAGAGCTGCACGTTGCCGTGGCGAGGCTGTGCTTGGCAACGCTCCAGGCTGTCAGCTGCTTactgatgagtgtgtgagtgtgcgtctgtgtgtgtgtgtgtgtgtgtttgagaccaATTCGGAGGTGGCAGCCAAAGCTGctcggtctcacacacacacactttctctttcagacacaaatatacactgttctgttctgttctttaTTCATCTGCTGCCTGGCTCTCATGGTCTCCTCCACAGTCTGAATTTTCCCGATCGTTGTTTTAAGGAGCGACAATTACCGTTAACTGTCAGCTAATTTCAGGTTCTGTTGTTATAGGTTACGAATTGCGACTGGTCCCATGAAATCCGAAGTTGCTCTTTGTGATGACGTTGTTGTCTCGGTGTATAAATATTAAACCTATGCTGAAACTGAAATGTGACTCTGAAATATTAAACCTAGACTGAAACTGGGATGTAATACCATTCATTATGGCTCGTGTGGGAAAGAACCTTCACATCAGAGAGCTGGTCACAGCACTCCAGTGCCAGAGCTGGGCTTCTTATGAGTCTGTACTGTAAATCTTACTGCTGTACCTTTGATCCAGCATGACTCTCCTTCCCGGTTCAAAGCTGACACATGTATTTATCCTAACTCTGCCAGCGTGTGTCAGTCTTTATGTAAGCTGTTCTGTGTCGATTCCATCCACATCTCCACCTTCCTgcactgcccctcctccccctcctcctcctgtggttTGTTGGCAGAGTGAACCAGATACCCGTGTGGCTGGCaggcctcccccaccctcctccacctcccctgcctGGCTGACCTTCAGTCTGGCTGCTGTGAGTTCATCACTGCAGGcataacacacataaacattaaCCTGCTCACAGCACAGCTTAGTCtagcggaggtgtgtgtgtttgttctgtagCTAAAGTGGATTTGTGTTGTAAAGGAGGATttttgtgtgagagtgacttAGAATTTTTCTGGGGCGTGCAAGTCTGAACgactgtgagggagagggagagagagagggggaggtagggagggagggtgtttgAATCAGGCAGACTGAAATCTGAGTAGGTTTATTTGTCCTCCATAATCTCCTCTTTAATCAGTTGGTTACAAAGTCAGTGAGAGCTCCATTCAGGGTGCAAAGACACCTGTTGTGTTGGCACAATCAGACTAGTCTCTCTGGTGCTGCTGCACACTgaggccctctcctccacactggGACCCACCTGCACCGTGGGACTCACTTAGAGCTAGTGATGTGGCAGCGTGATGATGCCAGCTACGGCCCAGCTAGCCACTAAGGTAGCCTGCTTCACATGGCTTTGAGAGCCATGTGAAGCAGGCTACAATTTTAGCCTGTTAGCTTAGCCCTCGTAGTTCTGTTTATAAACTGGATTTATGCCATCATGTTTCCACATgcacccccagcccagccctgccgcTGACACAGCTTgcgaccaccagggggcagtgggATGTTGCGGACCCACTGTTGGTGATGGGGCCGGTAGCACCAAGAGGTTTTAGGCTGCAGATCACCATTACAGGCCAGTTTCCAAACCCTGTCTGACCCCCGGTCGAGTCAGCCTGGATGGTACAGTGTTGCAAGGGTTGCGGGAGCGTTGCAGGAGCGTTGGGAGGACATTGTGGTTTGTGGAGCAGGGTATTGATTGGGTTCTTCAGAGATTCCTGGAATTCTCAAAGCTCTCCTGTGATGCAATGTCACTGGCCAGAGGGCACAACAggacagaagacacacacacacacacacagtcacacaaatacacacacacacacacaaatacagtcgcacaaatgcacacacacacacgcacagtaacacacataaacgcacttgcacaaatacacacacacaattgtgtgTCCAGATAGTACAGACTCCAAAGTAACTACATGGAAAACCAACATTgctcagtggtggagcattTGACGCATTCTAGACATCGCAGGTTCAAATTTATTATTGGTCAGTGTAATGCTGGTGTCATCTCCAGGTGCATGGTGATGTCATATCTAGTGGCCATAGTCAAGCAGCCATGTTTCTTCCACTAACACCCCCTGCTTTCCCTGCCAGTGGAGCCAGAGCATAAACACATGCCATTAAAGGTTCAGTTAACATCAACCTTTCTTAGCAACAAGCACTACCCCTTTCAATGGCTCTAAttagtgtgtggggggagaggctgtgtatgggtgtgtgtgtgtgggtgagtgagttctgtaaagagggaaacatttgaCAGTTTGAACAGTGCTACTTCCTTTGACAAGGAAACACATTTTGGACCAAATGCCCTTCTGCCTGCATGATGTGGCAGTTGGGAGGTTTACTGTCTGAAAGCTCAGAGAAACGCAGagcgagaagagaggaagaaacaagaaacagagaggaagagggatagaggaagagggagagaaggacagtgtgagagagggacagagagagcgagagagagagagagaaagagagaagcagaggattGTTCCCGAAGCCACTTTCTAAGAACCTGTTTTCTCTTACCCTCCTACCCTGCCAAACGCCCAGAGTTATatttggcctctctctctttctcctctctgccctcgtTGGTTTGTAAACGGTTGTTTCCTGAGCCAAGACCGTCACGAGGTCACAGCACGCTGGTTTCAGAGGCTCTTTCACAACAACCAGCCAGTTCCTAATTTGGGGGAATATAAGATAAGATAAAGGTATGTATAGggtgaggggaaaagagaggagagagagaaaaaaagaacatgGGGGATTGTGTGcaagaatgtctgtgtgtgtagtaagcgtgtgagtgtgtgtgtggggtaaatgtgtgagtgtgtgtgtagtaagtgtgtgagtgtgtgtgtagtaagtgtgtgagtgtgtgtgtagtaagcgtgtgtgtgtgtgtgtgtagtaattgtgtgagtgagtgtgtgtgagtgtgtgtgtagtaagtgtgtgtgtgtgtagtaagtgtgtgagtgtagtaagtgtgtgtgtgagtgtttgtgtagtaAGTGTGTCTCTCTCGCCCTTCATACTCACCTTGgccttttacagtatgtttcctGCATGACGACTGAAGTCTGAGTCTGTGATACACACTCCCCGTGGCCAaggatgcacatacacacacacacacacacacacacacacacacacacacacacacacacacacacacacacacacacaccctagccaaggatacacacaccctcgccaaggatacacacacacatatactcaccCTTgccagggaaacacacacacaatcacccttGCCAGGGATATAAATAATAATGCAACTGCGCTCTTGCTCTGATTGTCTGACTTTCACAGCTCTGCCTCATTCATGTAGTATTATTTATTAATGATCACCTCACAACCTCATGCACTTGTatgcatacagtatacacacataccttcatcacacacacacacacaatcttcgcAGATATACTAAACACATGCCCTTTTTTGCAACCGATATTAGAAAGGTTCTGGCTAAGGTTGCTGCCTAGaaatgccctccctccctccctctcttctctccctttaaAGCCTTATCTACTGACAGACTGGCATCACCTAGTCTCCAgttttcctcatctcctctcctatcctctcctcatcctccacttTCAGAAGGTGGAAGGAAAGGGTGTGATGAGTCTGTTCATTCAGCGTCAGAGCTTGAGCATGTGTCAGCAGAGTGgtctacacagacacaccaggccTGTGAGGTCCTGACCCTGGCAAGCCAGCTGTTGAAAGAAGGTCCTGAACATAATGACTGCACGAAGCATTGTGGTGACAGAGCAGGCTTACTGGCATACCTGCAGGCAGGGTCATCCTGTCACCTTCTGTCAcccgagaggaggggggaggggagggagaagtggaCAGGTGTGAGTgataaagtgagagagagagagagattgagtcgATTTAATGTGTTTCTCCTTGCTCAGTGCAGAGTTTTAGGTACTTGCTTTCATCTCTCCTGGTCCCCTTGTAGATAGTAAAAGCTGTTTATTCACCAGCAGGGGAAAACTCATTAAAGGCCGTCTAGCTGATATGTGGCCTATACAGATCACATGATGTTAGTTGAATAGTTCAACAGATAAGGTTACACTGTTTCAGTTTGTCCTAAGTTTTCAAATACTGTAATGTGTGTAAGTGAATGTTAAGTCTCAGCAGTTTGAGAGGACTGAGGAATAAATTGTTAACTTATTCTGAAACTGTTTAAACCAAGCCAGCTCCTGTCAGACATACAAATACTTTACTGAGTTAAACATGGAAGTTTTCCACCATGTTATGTCTGCGTTCTTGGTCTCTGGCTAACTGTCTTTCGAAAGAAagtaaccctgtgtgtgtgtgtatgtacgccgGTTGGTACTCTTATCAGCGTGACCTTGAGACCACCAGAcagatctctctccatctctaaacACGCTGAGGAACTTGGCTTTCCTGAGCAGCACATTTCAAAGTGTTCATTTAACACCTGGGGGTTCATTTCACTTGTTGAGTGTTAAAACAGGTCCACTATCACCATCATTCACACCCCAGCTACTAAATTAACACTTTCAAAATCTAGTTTCAGTTTGCAGTAGGTGCCCTGGTAGAGTATGCTTCCTGATGCAGTTCAGCTATCC belongs to Osmerus mordax isolate fOsmMor3 chromosome 8, fOsmMor3.pri, whole genome shotgun sequence and includes:
- the LOC136947418 gene encoding alpha-N-acetylgalactosaminidase-like; this encodes MYLAAVVCVLAFSRATLALDNGLMRTPPMGWLAWERYRCDIDCENDPKNCISENLFRDMADRLAEDGWRELGYVYINIDDCWSSHQRDKNGQLQADPKRFPGGIPKLARYLHDRGLKLGIYGDMGTLTCGGYPGTPMDKIDIDAKTFAAWEVDMLKYDGCYSNATEQEQGYPLMSKALNATGRPIAYSCSWPAYQGGLPPKVNYTQLGEICNLWRNYGDIQDSWSSVLTISDWFFENQDVLQPAAGPGRWNDPDMLVIGDFGLSLDQSRSQMALWAIMAAPLFMSNDLRTLDSRARAILQNKAAISINQDPMGVQGRRLLKEKSGIDVFWRPLSGNTSALVFFSRRDDMPYRYQTSLATLKYTSGSYQIYDVFAERVMPTLKASTDFVVSVNPTGVVMWYVSSPAGEKHWTPTSNALPNHFL